TAGTGAATATAGAGTTATATATTGacatgttttgttatatttgtttgtaaagGTTACGGACACATGCATGCTTGGAGCCATTTATATTAGCTGCACACAGGCAATTGAGCGCTATGCATCCCATATTCAAGCTACTGGATCCACACATGAGATACACGTTGGAAATCAATGCTTTGGCTAGACAATCGTTGATCAGTGCAGATGGTGTGATCGAAGGAGGCTTCACTGCTGGTGCATACGGCATGGAAATGAGTGCCGCCGCATACAAAAGCAGCTGGCGGTTCGACATGGAAGGCCTCCCTGCCGATCTAATTCGCAGGTATTTAGctaaacctttttttgttttagttgaagATTTTTAGCTgctaaaaatgtattttttttattgtatataatacctaaatttattttaaattgtgtTTATTTTCAGAGGAATGGCAATTCCTGATGCAACACAACCACATGGTCTTAAACTCCTAATCGAAGACTATCCGTACGCCAACGACGGTCTTTTACTCTGGTCAGCAATCCAAACCTGGGTCCGAACCTATGTTGAACGCTACTATCCAAACCCGAACCTTATCAAAACAGACTCTGAGCTCCAATCTTGGTACTCAGAATCAATCAACGTCGGCCACGCTGACCTCCGCGACGCTGATTGGTGGCCGGAGTTATCAACCGTCGACGACCTCGTGTCGATTCTAACCACTCTAATCTGGCTCGCCTCTGCTCAACACGCCGCTCTAAACTTTGGACAATACCCTTACGGTGGCTACGTCCCAAACCGACCACCGTTGATGCGGCGGTTAATCCCCGACGAGTCGGATCCAGAGTACGCGAGTTTCATCTCCCATCCGGAGAAGTATTACTTCTCGTCGATGCCAAGTTTGGCGCAGACTTCGAAGTTTATGGCCGTGGTTGATACTTTGTCGACGCATTCGCCGGATGAGGAGTATATTGGAGAGAGACAACAGCCGTCGATTTGGACAGGAGATGCGGAGATTGTTGAAGCGTTTTATGGATTTGCGGCAGAGATCGGAcggatagagaaagagattgagaaaagGAACGCTGATCCTGACCGTAGAAATAGGTGTGGGGCTGGTGTTTTGCCTTATGAGTTGTTGGTTCCGAGTTCTGAGCCTGGTGTTACGTGTAGAGGTGTACCTAATAGTGTATCTATATAATTAAGAAGgaaattatttataagaagTAAATGTagaaaacacataaataatttcttgtaaaccatgatatataatatataaagataatttTCGTAAAGTTAtgccaaaatcaaaatgaCTAGAAAGGTTAATGTAAACTATCTTCTTCGGTATTGACCTAAGTCTAGCCTGAAATTTGAGATGGCTTCTTGGGTTCTGACCTAACTTGGGTCTCAAACTACCTTCTGATCACACGGATAAAGTATAAACCTTGAAATTATAAGGTgctatgagaaaaaaaaaatgagagataGAAGAGTACCTTTATTCTCCTGGGAACTCAAGGTAGAGACCCTCAGCCATTCACTTGAGAGTGAAGACAAAGGTTTCTTCTTGGATTTTAACCTAACTTGGACCTGAAGCCATCATTTCATTGGTAGAAATCTAGGAACTTAAAGTTGGCAAGAGAGATCCAATCCAACGGGTAAaacttttgtctttgtttggtAGATTCTGATCCAACGATGCAGATTCACCAACAAGAGCCAGCGACTTAATCGAGTGTGGCTTATTAGTTGACGTAGAGAGACGACAAAGAGACGATATAGTTTATACCATGAGTACATGTGTGATGTGTGGATCAGTCGCTCTCGTGCGAGGACATTCTTTAAACAGCTGTAATAATAAGCTCAATTACTTAGATTTTCATATAtagatttgtttgttaaaatgttaaataaactttttatagAATTAGATGTCGAAACACTTAACATGCACTTTGCCACGTTTgaacaaaactcaaatcaataACATCGCTTAAACAAGATTTAACCGGAATTAACCGGACCGGTAGAAACTGtgtttgaaatttaaaagcaCACTCTCTCTATCGCCACACCCACACCttctctgcaaaaacaaaagatttccacttttcttaaaaatggCGTCCATGAAACACGTTCATCTTTTCCGTCGTTATCTCTCAATCGTTTTCACTCTCTTTCAACGCTTAATTTCATGTTTCTTCGATTTTCCGATACTGATCAAAATCGCAGATTCGTTCTTATCTCTGTATTTCTTAGTTTTCTGCGATCTCCGACCCGTAACCGTCGATCTAGACGACGGAGAAACCACAGTCCATTTCTGGATCTCCGGCCACCGTAGAATCTCTCGGCAGAATCTCGTCATGCTCCATGGATACGGAGGAAACTCCAAATGGCAATTCGTTCATCAAGTCTCGGATCTCTCGAAATCGTTTAATCTCTTCATCCCCGATTTGGTCTTCTTCGGAAAATCGTATTCGAAGAATAGAGATCGGAGCGTTGAGATTCAGGCGAGGAGCGTCGTCGGAGGATTGAAGAAACTGGGATGCGttgaaggaggaggaggaataTCGATTTATTCGATTAGTTACGGTGGATTTGTGGCGTATAAAATGGCGGAGATTTGGCCGGCGATGGTTGAGAAATTGGTGATTGTGAGTAGTGGAGTGGGATTTACACAGCAGCAGAAGACGGCAGAATTGAAAAAACACGGCGGAGATTGTTCGAAGATTTTAGTTCCGAAAACTCCGATGGATCTACGGTTGCTGATTAAGATATCTATGAATACTGGTTTAACGTTCGTCGATTGGGTTCCAGACTTTTTCCTTTCCCAATTCATCGCTGTaagtttgttctgtttctgttttatcTGTTTATTTCCGAATCTGGTCCCGTAAATTGTTTGTTCGTTAGTCATGATCCTAAAGGTTTGGAATTTGCAAAATTCATCCTCTTCTTATAGGTAATGTATGAGAAAAATCGGCAGGAGCTTCTTGAGCTAGCTAAGAATTTGTTGGAACGAGAGGAGGAACCAGAATTGCCTGTAATATCCCAGGTAGTATAAAATTTCGTTGAGttaacctttttttaattcctGATCACTAATGGTTTAACTCTAAGCATcaagatatatattaataagttGGCGTGATGATTAATGTGTCGCTGATAGAGAACTAATTGATGTTTTGGATTGTTTTTATGGGTTTTAAGTATTCATCTTTTGGATAGTGGAAACACTATTCTCGTTTGTTTGCTTTcacttttatattatttctaGAGGGATGCTATGGATTGAGATGCTTTATTCGAATCTACGAATAAAATATGACTCtgattaatttgatatatatgatgcAGAAAACGTTAATCGTTTGGGGAGACAAGGACAAGGTGTTTCCCTTGGAGCATGCTTATCGGCTGCAAAGGTAAATACTACATTGATATTTTATGGTAATAAGTCCCATAACAAGTGTTGTCATAATAACTACATCcgtataaaatatttaatatttctaCTAGGTCAAAAGAGATGAAACATCGAACGTGAACGCATGTGATTATTGATCGTGAATCCAATATGTcgaaactaataaaaattatatacttttgCAGGCATTTACAGAGTTCAAGATTAGAGATAATAAAGGAAACAGGACACGCTGTTAACATTGAAGCACCAACTACtcttaataattttattacttCGTTTGTCTTAAGTGcttgatttctatttttgtatatacttcttcttcatataaATATCTATATGCATTTGATttaagtgtatatatagttgacATCATTTAACATATCATCAACTGCTGAGTCATCAAAGAGCTAAAACTTTCAAGCTTAAAATGGAGAGGACAACTAAAattacaaaaggaaaaaacaaaaacccactAAAAAAGAAGACGAAATAGTTAGAAAGTCCCACAACTACGAAAAAAATAACTGTATTATTTGATTGCCTATAAGACTcatgaattttatatataatacatacaGTTTCACTACTTGTGCCTTCAACTCTCCATAGATGTGTAAACTCCTGCAACCTATAATAGGAAAAGTTGAGGACTATATATAGCCAGCCATAAATACCCGAggttttcttatttatgtaAGTGGTGTTTGTGTATGATAAAAGTGTTTACCAAGAAGATGAACATAGCAGTGAGAGCTGGCTCAGGCTTCTATATTCAAGTCCTTTAGTATCGTGTCATGTGTTGTAATATGTGAGGACCGGATGTCTGCGAAACCAATTGTTCTGAACTTTGGGAGGGTCTTAAGAGATGATTCGGACCATTTGGGTTCACCATCGCTTGTCTCATAGTTTCCTTGGAATTGCTTGCATTCGTCTCTGGTTTTGAGGATTCTAGTAATGCACGCACCTGGCGAcacaacacaaaaaagaaacttcaGAGAGAGGTCCATAAGCACGACTGTACACAAAGAGATGTTTGGAATATCATTCAGCTTACCATTGCAAGTCGCTTCTTGTGGAGATCAGTTGGTACCTGCAAGTTGTTAACTTGGGATCAATATCTAGCAAACTCatgttctttctctttttcttttattggaCATTCAGGTGGTGATGCACATTCACATATACTTTTTGTGcttttaaagagttttaaaaagaaaatcacttACAGTTTTTGTTTGACGTTTATCCTCACTTGAGAATCCAGGAATTGTCAAGTGCAAGTTTTTCTCtgcaaaaaattataactcaGCAAACAGTAAAATGAGTAACAATAGCAACTACTTAGAATTCACATTGAACAGAGCTCATCACCAAATTAAGTACAGACCTAGGTGGAGTAATATATCCTTGGGCTCCAATACAGATGATTTACGATGCTTAGCCAAGCTACATGCAAAAGATGTGACCTGCAATGAAGTTTAGGTAAGATAGAGATAGGTTTTCACAAATCTGTAAATAAAAAAGCTGAAGTTAATACTAAATAATTGATATTAGCTTCTAACCGAATCAATGAAGTCATCTGCCACCTCCAAAAGGAGGTCTTCAACATCAGGATCCAGTTTCGCATGTACATCCACCTGAACATCATGATACAATAGAATGAAACATATTtctaaaggaagaagaagatagaaacaAGCTATAGAGTTGAAGAGGGAAAATCACCTGCGAAACCAGATCCTGTATCTTCCTTTTACCAAGGAGTTGGTTTGTTGCTTCTGTTCCCTGGCTTGAGCTACCACCTGGTGTTGTTGTACCCGATTGTGTAGCCTCTGGTTGTGAACCCGTTAAACTGACAGATTTTTGTCCTGCATGACTCAACATCCTTGGAGATGGCTGTTGTTGATTAATCTGCatttgctgttgttgttgctgctgctgctgcatcTGCTGTTGTGGTTGCTGCTGTAGTTGCTGCTGCATCtgttgtagttgttgttgGGAATGGGATTGGTTCATCTGCGACTGGCCTAATTGTgattgttgctgctgctgttgtATTATCTGTGATATCTGCTGCTGATTCAAGGACATAGAAGATTGATGTAACTGAGGAGAGGacagttgttgttgttgctgctgctgctgctgtaAGAGAAGAGCCTGTCTTTGACTCGGTTGGAGTCGGAATGAATTGGGGCTCGTTATTCCCGACATTTGCTTCAGCCATTGCTGCTGTGACAAAGAGTTTTGCATCATGCCAGCTTGTCCATTCTGGGCCAAACCCGATAGCTGAGGATTCATAAATGCGAGAGAAGATGTTCTCTGGAGGTTCTGGACCTACACAGGGGATTACAAAAAGTTACCAAGTGAAGAGGATACAGGATACATGAGATTCGACGCAACTCTATTTTTTAACTTGAAACGAAAGAAACACATGCTCACAAAATGATCAGGAATTTGCATATTGCACAACATAAATGTATTAGTACCTCTATAGATACATAGGCCAGATTTTACAATTACACGGTAAATCTGTCAAATTTAAGGATCATTCCCGCGTCATTCAGGTATTTTAGTTGCCAATTACAGATATTGGAAAAACTCTGCAAGTCAATATTAAGTGATTGATTAAAGTACCAAAACCTCATGGATCAGTTTAATTAAGACTGTGCAACAATAAGTCAAAAGAAGTGAAAGGATCCAACACGAGAATTCATTTGTATCTATGAGCCATAAGATATAACAAGTAGTCAATAAAAAAGTTCACAATGTGAGAGAAAGAAGTTCGTAAGATACGactttttaaaactcatacCTGAGGTGAAGTAAGAGCGTTTTGCTGTGACAATTGCTGTCTCATCTGCCCCGGGTTGATTCTCTGCTGCGCATAGAGAGCAGGGTTACCTCTCATTTGCGAGGTCAAATTCAGTGATCCCATCATTCCCATAGCTTGCATCCCTTGTAACTGTTGTCCAGAACTTCCCGGATGAAACTGCGAACCTTGAACCATGCCAGATTTCTGCCTCGGCTACAACGGAAAAGCTCATTTGTCTcagaataaagaaaatgatttgttGTTCACACAATAATAGAAGAAACTGCAGAGTTTACTATATtcatatcaacaaaaacaattgcaACACTATCTCCATCTAAAGCAATACTACAAGTTGAGACTCCATccacaaaaagaaagatatgaaTCAACAAAGGGAAAGAGAGTAAAAGTAAAGAATGGGGTACCGAAGCAGCCAATAATTGGGGTTGAATATTCATCTGAGCAGCTCCAGCAGCACCGTTAAGCATAGGCAAGTGACCGCTTTGGCCAACTAAACCTGCTCTGGACATATTAGGGTTAACCATCTGCTGATTCTGCTGGCTCTGTTGAACTGAACCTGAGCCACCAAAGTTCATGGTTCCGTACAAACCAGCTTGCTGTCTCAACACGTTGCCGTATTGACCTtgatgctgctgctgctgttgttgcTGAATTTGGCTCAGGCGAGAAAGAGAAGGGGATCGCTGAAGAGATTGAGCAATTTGGTAACTCGACATTGGGATTTGCTGTGAAGTCATGTGTTGTTGCTGCAGAATCTGTTGCTGTTGCGGCGATAATTGTGGAATCGGAGATGAAGAGATTTGCTGCAtaatctgttgttgttgttgaggcAATTGCTGAGTTTGTTGAACGAGTTGCTGAGTCTGTGTTTGCTGAtctaaagatgaagaagggtgagagagaggagaaggcGACGGGATCTGAGCTCCGATTGGTGGGTTAGAAGAAGTAGGGTTGGGAGAGGAGATGTTAGGTTGCGAATTGTTCTGAATTACAATACCTTCGGTGGTAGTTACAGTCATCGCCGGAGACGCAGCGGAATTAACAGAATTGGAAATCGGAGCTGTcatgagttgttgttgttgagatgatgatgaaggtaAAGGAGTAGAAGATGCAGGAGAAGGTTCCATAGGATTAGGAGATTGTAGAGATTTCGGTGACAGAGACGATGAGGGAATCGGTTCCGCCATTAGAAGAAACCCAgctgtgaagaagaagaagaagaagaagaagaagaaggtgtaTTATTTGGTTGAGAGGGGTTTTGTCGATTTTCTCTCATGAAAtcgtgttttatttttttcccagAAGTTTATTGACCGATAAAATATggtcttctattttttttgttttgtttgttgaatcaGTTCTGGGGAAAAAAGAATCTGAGCCGTACACGTCAGTAGATTTAGCGGAAGATGATCGAAAAGATACTTGTACTGAACTGTGTTTCATTATTCCAGACTCTCGCACAACTGCTCTAACACTTTTTGTAGGATTATCTCATAGACCAATGCAatcaatattttacatttttttctcttcaccATTTATTACATCAAATACGTCAACAAAAAGTCAAACTGTTTCGTTACTCAGGTGATGAAACTAGTGTGCACTATTTTCACGTTTTTGGTGTTTcagaattatgtttttaaatttattcaGCACAATGTTTTTTCTGCCTCTTGATTCTGTATGATTCAAACCTTTATTGATTAACTAAGTAAACTACACTAACTAGATGGAAACAACATCCTGTTGATCATTTAATTCATTCTTATTTGGAGATTTTTCCGTCtacaaattaaatagaaatctttatttagttataactTGTAACTTGTAGGAGACCTTTtagttgaataaaaaataagctCTCTTTTTAACTGAATAAAACCTTCCAAAACTCACCTATAATAGGGATATGAATCCAACACTATGAATCTATAAAGAGAATTAATCATCACACCTACAGCTATACAAATACAAGATCTTGTGGACTTTAAATCacaaaactataataatttcccacataaacattaataatttattgcATCGAGTTTTGGACTGAACTAGAGAGACTGAGAGAGATTTTACAGACATTACAAGGCAAAGAGTCCCTTGGAGTTTGCAAACAAGTGTTTGCGGCGAATAAGTTCCGGTTTTCTAGGACCTGTTGAGACGAGACCGGCTAACAGAGACGGAGGACCGGTGAATTTGGTTTGCACCATTTCCCTCACTTTCATATAGCCGTCGAGTGTCATCAACTCCAGAAGCTTTCTACAGCTCtgatattgaaatttttttacagAATGTTATCAGAGAGCAACCACCGTATATAGAGACAACAGACAAAGAGCTTTAAGAAGTTTTGATCAGTTTCAGTAAATGAAACCATAGGAGAAGaggtttttagggtttatgattGTTATTACCTGAGGATTTAGTATGTCCATTAGGTTTATTATCTCGTCCTGCCACAAATGAATGTTTCGATTAGTATTTTCATAGAGTTCGAAACCATGATGGCAAAAACTTATTGGGTGGAAAATGGAGAAGTATTTACCTCTGGTATACCGGGATTTTGCATCACGGTACCAAGAACACGGCGAACTAGTCCATCAAagacaattttatttattgaccCATCTGCGTTTACCCATGGATATATAGGCACAGGTGACTTTTCAGAAGTTGATTCCTTTGTTTCACCTTCAATACCCGTTCCAAAAGTAACAGATGGAGCTTTGATAGATGCTTCATGCAAACCGCTCGTTTGAGCCGTTTCAGGAAGGTTAAGAATTGTAACCTTGTGAACGCTATTCCCAGCGACATGCTCTCGCATGTCCTGTGAAGTACTGTAGCTGCTAGCAATGATATCTTTGGACCTATGTTCCCCAACAGCTCTCTCTAGGTAGTTCACTGGTAGAGACTGTTGACTTTTTTGGGAAGTTCCATCTTCCTCCAATGTCAAGAAGTACTTTGATCGGTAGAAGGAATGGACAACACGGAAATTATTATAGCCATTTACCTGAATAAGATATTGTATGGTTAACAAGTTGCTTGTAAAACGATGTAACATGAACTGAGTTCACAATCCAGGTAAGTAAAACTAGTAAACCAAGCACTGCAACTTTCATCTTAATAAAGGCAACAGGGTTTGTAAAATAAGAGATAATCAGACAAACCTTCAAAGCTACCCCAAATGTTTGAAGTACATCTACAATGCAGTCACAAGTTTCTTGGCCTGATGAATACACAAAGGTTAAATAAAAACACTGAAGGAAGTCGCCAGCAcatgcaaaaataaaagccTGTTAAAAAGGTTTGCCTGATGCTTACTTGGGATATCAATAAGACTGTGGACTTCTTCAATGCTCAGACCTTGGTCACCAGCCTTCTGAAGGGCATTGGAAACGGTTTCAAAAACCCTGGGACTGAATAAACTAACTTCCTCATCTGTTGATTCGGACATAATGCTACTAGTAAAACTGGCCATCGCTTGCCAGGGAGAATCACCTAGACTGCTTGGTATGACAGTAGAATCTGTAGAGTTGAAAAGTTCTTTCATGTCATCAGAATCACAGCCACTATTCGCTTCTCCCCACTTCAAATGAAATTCACCAGTGCGAGAGTCATCATCCTTAAACAACTCTATTGCATTAGCTGTTGGTATAGTTGCACGACGAACAGATACTGCTATACCAGGGAAACCCTTTTCCTTTCGGAAGTTGATTTCACCTTCGCCTAGTAGCTTCAATTTCTTAGAACTCTCAGCTTCAGATTCTTCTATGTCATCAGCTCTACGTTTCAAACCTCTTCGATCTCCAGGCTCTCCAACACCTTCTTCAGGCAAGGATACAGATATAGAGAGTTCACCAGAAGAAAccaatgaaaagaaatttaaaatatcacCACATTGCAAATCCGAAGTAAGAGTGACACCCCCAGCCATAAGGTCTCTTTCATGTTCGAAAAGCCAACTGGAGAACTTGGCTGCTCTTGTCCCAGTATTAACTGGGAATGGAGACTTTGAAATACTGTGCAAGAAGTTTTGAGAAAGCACAAATGGCTGTCCACCACTTCCACCAACCTGGAACGTTCCCATAATTCAATgacttttcagttttctttgaCAAATACAATCATTAAGTTTATCTATACAAGCAAATAAACttgattgaaaataaaataataaagtgaCGTGAAGAAATGTAGAAAACTGTTTCTTATTCACCATCTCATCCAAACATCAAGCCTGCACATTATGTGGTTTTGACAGCAACATcgaaccaaaaaaaggaagaaaagatgatCCTTTAAAGTTAAACATGCTATGCTATGCTATTTTCACATGGACACTCTTATGCCTCTTCATACAACTGATAAGCAAATAAGCATATAACAAAAGGAAGTAGCCAGAAGTTTTAACCCAGTAACAGGAAAGTAATAAGAAACTTTACCAGGAATTTTTTGTCTCGGAGGTAGCTATAGGCTGTGAAGAGGTCTCGCTCTGAATAACGTCGTAAGGTATCTTCCAGCAAATTTGGCATACCAGGTGCAGTAGGCATGCTCAGAAAGACAAGCTTTAACAGTTCTGCAGCAGTAGAAACTGCCAGAGATTTCCGTACTTGTATACTATCGTTGTCCTTTTCATCTAAAGGCCTGACAGTTTGATGAAGACGATAATGACCAGATCGTCGAGATGTATCTTTAACTTGATCCACAGACACATTTTGAATGTCCTCTGAGTGGATCGCAGGTGGAACCATTTCACTCCCCTGCGAGTTcattttttagtttatcatAAATtgccaaaagcaaaagaaccACTGAAATTAAGATCTTCCAGATCAGGGTGAATGTTTCCAGTAAAATTATGTATGAATGGTTGTAGCAATAAAAGTGAAACATCACAGAGAAGTGAAGAAATTGTGGGAATGATGTCAAACGAAAGAAAAGTAAGCAATAAGGAGCACCTCATCAATTATATCTCTGTTTGACCATTCCCGAGAACTTTTTGTCCGTTTAGGGGCCACCAGTTTAGCCATCTTCTTGAGCTCAAGAACATCATTAAAGGCTTGACTTATACTCTTTTCATTGAAGTCATCccatttttcttcatcaaaacatatatcttTACCTTGCTCAACAGAACCAGAATCCGTTCCGCCAATTGCCGGGGATAAATATCTAACAAGAACATGTGACTTGTTGCTCTCGGGTAAACACTTCTGTTTCGTCTCCAGATGTCTTGCATAACGCTCACTGAGCAGATTGCAAAGACTCATGATCGCCTTCCGAAATTTATCATTCTTCATCAATATTTGAACCCGTCGCTTGCAAGCCAAAGGAGGGGCAGGCAGTTCTGGAACTGAAGCCCACATCACTCCATGAAATTTCGCCCCAAGAGCTGCACGATGTCTAACATATTGACTCAACAGTTTCCTGACCAGAAAATACTTGTGTCAGTGGTGCAAATTAATCAGATGtcataaattatttaagaCAGGAGAAAGTTTAAAGAATGAACGACTGAACACTCAATCATATGGAAATTAGTTGACAGTAAAAAAGCATGAATTCATTGAAATTGACTCAGTAAAGGAACTCCCGAGGTATTGGCCTCCTCTGAGGAATGAATCCCCTGAAGAAAGACTCCTAAAACCAACATTATATTGGACGTTTACAGCGAGAACCTATTTGATATATGAAAAGCATTCATATAAACATATAGATATACAACTGAACTTTCATTGGATGTGTCAAGTACCTGTCTGCCTCATCTGTCCACGAAAATCTTTGTGAAGGAGTTGATGTGGTCTTTGAACTTGCGTACTGGTTGATAATAGAAGAGCACTGGCCTTCATCTTCAGTAAGATCCCTTATCTCTGAATTTTCTTGTAGATTATGCTCCTGATGCTCTTCTAATGAATTTAGAAACTTCTCACTATTTGAGGCATCAATGGCATCGGAATTCAGAACCTTTTCTCCGTCTACTATTATGGATCTGACACCTTCTCCTGTAGTCTTTACGAGagttcctctttttcttttcccagaagatgaagaagagctaTTATCTATAGCTAAatgtttatcttttgatttggaTTTCACGCGTCTTCCATGCTTCGCATGATAGACATGCATAACCTGGAGTACGCAACCAAAAACTATTAGCTACGTCACCCCAGTAAAAcaagaggaaaaaagagaacatTCAGGTCAGTCTCTGTTTGTGGACCAGATATGAGAAAGCTTTAAAACCGAAATCAAGCTGAAAcatcaaagaaataaagagtTGGCATTATCTCTAAGATCaaggacaaaaagaaaattatttggCAAAGTAACACCTGgtctcaaatattttttccccTAATTAATTAGGCAGGTGACTTAGACAATATATACAGCACataaaaaacatatctttaCCTGCTCTAAGGTCAGGTTCAGATCCTTAGCAATCTTCTCACACTCTTTGAATGAGAGCTTTTCCTTCTCATCGATTGCAATGCGCTTTAAGAGCTTAGCACGCTGTTCCGTTGTCATGACACGATCTGAGGCCCAAGAGCGGAAACGAAAAACCTAGAAGAACTGACTGTTAGAAACAGTTTTCTGAATACCTAACATAATAGGCAGATGAAATTATTGTCACAGGGACAAAACAGTTTTTGACAGAGATATAAGCGTAACACATATAAATAGTTTGACTaggttataatattttagttcAACTGTTATCTTTATAATAAGccataaaacaaaaggatcaAGCTTATACCTCTTGAACAACAGATCCCGGAAATGCTAGCTTAGCAGCTCTGTGATCGGCAGCAGCATAGCAATATTCTAAAGTTAGCCAATATTCATCAACAGCATCTCTATTTGATAGAATAAAGTCATGCCGAATACGTGGACGAAAATCAAGAGACATAACATTGGATGTAGCAGCAACAAACACAGGTTCCTCTATATAAGGCTTAAGCTCCATTGCATGTGTTAGATTAGCATACTTCTCCTCAATTTCATCGCGTCTGAGTCTACTACTTACCATCTGAATTAACTACAAAAATAGGcacatttcattttttgaacTGCACACACTTCTCTGTAATATGTATCGAAATAAGGTACGTGAGgtgatctttaattatatgGATGATAATACCTTCAAGCGACGTAAAATATCAATAAGCATCGATAATCTCCCAGTTGCAAGAGTGTCCATTAGAAGCTTATACTCTTCACCAGGAAGCTCAGAAAGACGCATAACCTGTTTACATTTCTTCATCATATCATCAGCTTTCTGAGTAGATCCAACAACTTGTAAAAACAGTTCGAGTGGCATGGCTTTAAAAGCATCTTCAAGTGCAAACAAATTGTCAGATTTCTGATCATGTATAGACGAAAAGGCATTGTC
This sequence is a window from Arabidopsis thaliana chromosome 1 sequence. Protein-coding genes within it:
- a CDS encoding B-block binding subunit of TFIIIC (B-block binding subunit of TFIIIC; FUNCTIONS IN: molecular_function unknown; CONTAINS InterPro DOMAIN/s: B-block binding subunit of TFIIIC (InterPro:IPR007309); BEST Arabidopsis thaliana protein match is: B-block binding subunit of TFIIIC (TAIR:AT1G59453.1).); protein product: MDSIVCTALEEICCQGNTGIPLVSLWSRLSPPPLSPSVKAHVWRNLLAVPQLQFKAKNTVYEPSDASIQQLEEALRLDLRIFANEKLRGNFVGLYDAQSNNTTISAIQRRVLERLAVARANGVAQNLLAKEFGIEGRNFFYIVKHLESRGLVVKQPAIVRTKEVDGEGDSKTTSCISTNMIYLSRYAKPLGSQQRFEICKEDSLLEQEATPAGDSLQSESTKEDTLIKDFLPAMQAICDKLEETNEKVLVVSDIKQDLGYLGSHSRHRAWRSVCRRLTDSHVVEEFDAVVNNKVERCLRLLKRFSAKDFNYSGKKQLLKFGRSIQKTEQTLELPIDNQIYDMVDAEGSKGLAVMEVCERLGIDKKKSYSRLYSICLKVGMHLQAESHKKTRVFRVWTSGNAGSECSDRFPEKAENRSWENNVPINDFGTPHDTGGLTQTSIEHSIAISDADFATPARLTDSENNSGVLHFATPGRLTDSESNSGVPDCSPSDAKRRHVLTRRNLQESFHEICDKVVDTAMGSPDLALSEMNHLAPPKPAKPKVHQPQPITVENSRRERRILERLNEEKFVVRAELHKWLLSLEKDRSSKVDRKTIDRILNRLQEEGLCNCMNISVPNVTNCGRNRSSVVVFHPSVQSLTRDIVGEIHDRIRSFELGLRGQNLSKRKSNELIPILNDIQRGQTNVDLDARASKSGAMRANGFVLAKMVRVKLLHCFLWDYFSSLSSWDNAFSSIHDQKSDNLFALEDAFKAMPLELFLQVVGSTQKADDMMKKCKQVMRLSELPGEEYKLLMDTLATGRLSMLIDILRRLKLIQMVSSRLRRDEIEEKYANLTHAMELKPYIEEPVFVAATSNVMSLDFRPRIRHDFILSNRDAVDEYWLTLEYCYAAADHRAAKLAFPGSVVQEVFRFRSWASDRVMTTEQRAKLLKRIAIDEKEKLSFKECEKIAKDLNLTLEQVMHVYHAKHGRRVKSKSKDKHLAIDNSSSSSSGKRKRGTLVKTTGEGVRSIIVDGEKVLNSDAIDASNSEKFLNSLEEHQEHNLQENSEIRDLTEDEGQCSSIINQYASSKTTSTPSQRFSWTDEADRKLLSQYVRHRAALGAKFHGVMWASVPELPAPPLACKRRVQILMKNDKFRKAIMSLCNLLSERYARHLETKQKCLPESNKSHVLVRYLSPAIGGTDSGSVEQGKDICFDEEKWDDFNEKSISQAFNDVLELKKMAKLVAPKRTKSSREWSNRDIIDEGSEMVPPAIHSEDIQNVSVDQVKDTSRRSGHYRLHQTVRPLDEKDNDSIQVRKSLAVSTAAELLKLVFLSMPTAPGMPNLLEDTLRRYSERDLFTAYSYLRDKKFLVGGSGGQPFVLSQNFLHSISKSPFPVNTGTRAAKFSSWLFEHERDLMAGGVTLTSDLQCGDILNFFSLVSSGELSISVSLPEEGVGEPGDRRGLKRRADDIEESEAESSKKLKLLGEGEINFRKEKGFPGIAVSVRRATIPTANAIELFKDDDSRTGEFHLKWGEANSGCDSDDMKELFNSTDSTVIPSSLGDSPWQAMASFTSSIMSESTDEEVSLFSPRVFETVSNALQKAGDQGLSIEEVHSLIDIPSQETCDCIVDVLQTFGVALKVNGYNNFRVVHSFYRSKYFLTLEEDGTSQKSQQSLPVNYLERAVGEHRSKDIIASSYSTSQDMREHVAGNSVHKVTILNLPETAQTSGLHEASIKAPSVTFGTGIEGETKESTSEKSPVPIYPWVNADGSINKIVFDGLVRRVLGTVMQNPGIPEDEIINLMDILNPQSCRKLLELMTLDGYMKVREMVQTKFTGPPSLLAGLVSTGPRKPELIRRKHLFANSKGLFAL